The genomic window AGCGCCGGAGTGGCCGCCGCCGTCGCGGCAGACCTGGGCGCCGCGGCCACGCCCCCTCCCGGGCCACCGACCATTGGGGGGAAGCCCGCTCTTCCCGCCCCGCGCGGGACGCCCACCTATGGCAGGAGAGGAGGGCGGGCCCCCTCAGGTGACCCTACCGATTGGACAACACTCTCCTCAACCCCGCCTCCCAAGGGACTTCATTGGACAACGCCTATCACCGGAGCCGGCCTCCATTGGGAAGGCCCCTCGGACACACCCAGGCGCCTCGCGCCGCTCACTGGCGGACCCCACTTCCGCCCCTGCGCTGTCGCCTCCCGGCGTCCCTGCGGGGAGCTGGGTGGGCGGCCCCTGGGCCCCGCGCCCCGAGTGACCTTGGCTGAGCTTGGGACTTCCTCACGCTGCCAGCACCGAGGCCGCCTGTTCCATCCGCTGAGGGTGCAGGAAGGGGGCTGCTCCAAGACCGAAGGCACCCGCGCCCATGGACGGTGCACAGGCCACACTCTGGCCCGGACCCTGCTTTCACCAGGGGCCCTCCGACCTCCGGCAGGTGCCTGCGAGGCTTCGAAATGCCAATTCTGGAGCCCTGAGCAGCCCCAAcgaaccagtttctcagaaatcgcTAGTTTTTATAGGCTGCCCAGGTGGGAGCCTCTTACCCCAACCTTTCCATCCGTGGTCCCCACAAAGCATGTGCAGGAGCAGGCACAAAGGAAGCAGCCTCTCCCGCCACACGCAAGCAGGCTCACCAGGGCAGGGCCCTGTATGCTTGGACAGTTCTCCAATGCAttaagagccaaaaaaaaaaaaaaaaaaaaaaaaaaaagccagggtaACGGTGGGCCCCATAGGGCCGACCCCTGCGTCTGATCACTCCACTCTGCCGCCACGTTAAGGCTACTCCTCTCCCATCGGTTGAACTTCCCCCCATTCAGGCTCCAGATGCCATGACCCTGAGGGCACAGCCTCCAGGCCGACAAGTCCCTTCTGTCCCAGGGAGGGCTTCGGAGTGCTTCCACAGTCTTTCAAGCCTGCAGATAATAGGGAGATCGCTTGGAGCCATGGGGAGAAGGGGAATTGGAGTGCGGACATCACCGTCTTTCCATCACCTGCCCTGCAGTCAGCAGCCTGCTCAGTAGACACTGCTGCTTCCCACACCACTTGCCTGTCAGGGACAGTGCTCCAGGGTCACCTGGGTCTCTGCGAAGACACagaacaggtttttctttttttaacttgggGATGCCCTCCTCAGCTTCTGTGCCCCATGACAGTCTGCAGCAGCCGCTAGCTTAATGCTGCCTTATTCTCCTGCCACTCCATTAAGctggagaaaatttttttttttttttttttttttttttttttgagatggagtcttgctcttgtcacccaggctggagtgcagtggcaggatctcggctcactgcaacctccgcctcccggattcaagtgattctcctgccttagcctcccaagtatctggggttacaggcacctgccacgacgcccagctcatttttgtatttttagtagagccagggttctgccatgttggccagactgatctcgaactcctggcctcgtgatccgcctgccttggcctcccaaagtgctgagattacaggcgtgagccaccgcgcccggccagaatttcaTTTCAGCCTTCCAGAAGCCAAGTGTCTCCTCCCATAGGGCCCTCCTCAAATCgcctttccaaaggaagcatCCAATGTTCATCACTTCTACCCTAATAGGGTTGCCCAATTCTGAACTACCAAAATAAAACAGGGgaacacacaaaacacaaaatctagaaataaataacatcacGAGGAAACTCACTCCCACTGTTCAGCTTGAATCTGGCTTTGACAAAAGTTATGCCGACCCCAGGCTTGACACATTGTCGTAGCTGTGCAACAAACCAGATAAGCTGCCTCCAACACAAGCCCCTCCACGGTTTACACAACTAAGCATACACGCCAGGCAGAGGCGGACACTGCAATACGCTGGCCAGGCTGATGCATGAGAGCAGAGGTCAGCACACCTGTGTAACGAGCCagataggactttttttttttttttttgagatggagtctcgctctgttgcccaggctggagtgcagtggtgctagcTATCTTGGCtgaccgcaacctctgcctcccaggttcaagcaattctcctgcctcagcctccagagtagctgggattatgggcatgcgccaccatgcccagctaattttagtatttttagtagagacggggtttcaccatgttggtcaggctggtctcaaactcctgacctcgtgatccgcccgcctcagccacccaaagtgctgggattacaagcgtgagccaccgcgtctggccccagataggaaatattttagCCCACTGGTTTCTGCCAGGGACAGTTTTGTCCCCCAGGGCCCTTGACAATGTCTAGATAAACATCTGGTTGTCACAAGTGAaggttgctactggcatctatcCAGGAGAGACAGAAACACTGCGAAACAGCCTGCATCCTCACTAGAGAATCTTCTGGCCCTGAAGGCCAAGAGTGCCAAGTAAGAGACCTTGGACTCTGAGGGTCATATTCACTCTCTGTCACAcgttctgcttttgcttttttttgaggggggacagagtcttgctctgtcacccaggctggagtgcagtggcgcaatctcggctcactgcaatctctgcctcctgagttcacgccattctcctgcctcagcctcccgagtagctgggactataggtgcccaccaccatgcccggctaatttttgtatttttagtagagacggggtttcaccgtgttagccaggatggtctcgatctcctgcctcgtgatccgccctcctcagcctcccaaagtgctgggattacaggcgtgagccaccgcacccggcctgctttTAATTATTTAGGGGTGTAAAAACCATCCTCAGCTCAAGGGTCACACAAAAACAGGCCTTAGGACATTGTTTGCTGATCCCCGCGCTACAGAGTGCCAAGGCCCACACAATACCATACACTGGCAAGAAGTCACGGGCTCTGGGGTCACAAACTATTCAACGGGTCTTCAACGTGAGCCTAGACTGTTGTCTTCACACAGGGTGGGGCGGGTGCCTGAGTTACCGGCCTCCTAGAGCAGGAAGGAGGGATTCTCCAGAACGAGTgattcccaccaccaccaccatccactAAGCTCTAGCCACAGGTTTCAACCCATCTGAAACTGCAGCTCTGTAACCAGTTACACCATGCAGCAGAGAGTATCTCAATATTCATCACATTTAACCTTTGAGGGGTACAGGCAACCACTATTCATTTCAGGAAAACATTCTTACTTTATTTGCATCTCAGCAAAGGTTCTCATTTGGCACCTGACTGGCATCAAACCAAAGTTCATAGGCCAACAAAGCTGGGCCACTCACAAGTTTCCCATTTGTAGGTCTCAGTGCCTATGAGTATCCGACACCTGTTCCTCTCTTCAGTCTCTCAGGGAGGCTTAAATCTGTCTCAGGTGTGCTAAGAGTGCCAGCCACAAGGTGGTGAAAAGGTCCACGGAACTGCAGTCTTCGCTGGGATAGGAAACCAAGCAGTGCCTGGATAGCAGAGCTCTTTTCGTGGGCAAGAGATAACCAGACAGGACCCTAATCGTGCTCTTATTCAAcattcttctctctctgcctagACTGGAATAAAAAGCCAATCTCTCGTGGCACAGGGGAGATACAAGCTGGTTTACATTTGATCTAACAAAGGCATCTACCGAAGTCTGGTCTGGATGGACGGCACAGGGAGCTCTCAGGTCAGCGCTGCTGGTTGGAGGACATTCCTGAGTCCAGCTTTGCAGCCTCTGTGCAACAGTACTTTCCCAGGATCCACAGGAAATACTCAGAGTCCACCGGGACATTTTACTTATATTCAGCTTCCAAGTGTCAGAGGGGTTCAGGACTGCCTGGCCTGGGGGCCTCCTCAGGACCTCAATTCAGGATTATCTACTCAaagcattaaataaaaagaaatacattttcaggATGAAGGCTGCTCTTTTAAACCCTGCTGAAGAAACCATTTCAGGCAGGATTGAAATAGGAAAACCGGGCACTCAGTTCGGCGCAAGCAGGAGTTGCCTTTAGACTAGAGAGCCTCTCCTCCGGTGCGGCGCAAGTAGGGCCTCGGCTTGAGGTCAGCATTCTAGCCGTCCAGCGCTCCCTCTCCGGCACCTCGGTGAGGCTAGTTGACCCGACAGGCGCGGATCATGAGCAGCTGCAGGAGAATGAAGACCGGGGACGTAATGAGGCCGAACCAGAGCTCCCGAGTCTGCTCCGCCAGCTTCTGGCACAACAGCATCTCGAAGACGAACTTGAGACTCAGGACCGTGAGGACCCAGAAAAGGCGGAGCACCGCCAGCCGCTTCTCTCCATCCTGGAAGAGGCGCACGGACACGATGGTGGTGAAGTAGGTGCTGAGCCCGTCAGCGGCGAAGAAAGGCACGAACACGTTCCACCAGGAGAGGCCCGGGACCAGGCCATCCACACGCAGTGCCAGCAGCACAGAGAACACCAGCAGGGCCAGCAGGTGCACGAAGATCTCGAAGGTGGCGAAGCCTAGCCACTGCACCAGCTCCCGGAGCGAGAAGAGCATCGCGCCCGTTGAGCGCGGGCCGGGACCCGGCCGAGCGTGCCACCCGCGG from Macaca thibetana thibetana isolate TM-01 chromosome 15, ASM2454274v1, whole genome shotgun sequence includes these protein-coding regions:
- the TMEM203 gene encoding transmembrane protein 203, which gives rise to MLFSLRELVQWLGFATFEIFVHLLALLVFSVLLALRVDGLVPGLSWWNVFVPFFAADGLSTYFTTIVSVRLFQDGEKRLAVLRLFWVLTVLSLKFVFEMLLCQKLAEQTRELWFGLITSPVFILLQLLMIRACRVN